In Desulfuromonas thiophila, the DNA window CTGGCACACCGGATGCGCCCTACTACACCAACTCTTCGCAGTTGCCGGTCGGCTTCACCGATGATCCCTTCGAAGCGCTGGAACTGCAGGAAGCCCTGCAGCGCAAGTATACCGGGGGTACCGTCTTTCACCTGTACATGGGTGAGCCGATTGGCAGTCCCAATACCTGCCGCAAGCTGGTGCGCCGGGTGCTGGAGAACTACCGTATTCCGTACCTGACGATCACGCCAACCTTTTCCATCTGTCCGGTGCACGGCTATCTGCCGGGCGAGCATCCGTTCTGTCCCCAATGCGACGCGACACTGCTCCGTGCCGGCGCCACAATCTCTAGCACCACCAACGCGAAGGAGAAAGACCATGCCTGATACCAAAACCGTTCTTAAGGAAAATCTGCGCCAGCCCTGCGAAGTCTGGACCCGTGTCATGGGCTACCACCGGCCGGTGAGTTCGTTCAACGCCGGCA includes these proteins:
- the nrdD gene encoding anaerobic ribonucleoside-triphosphate reductase produces the protein MPDTKTVLKENLRQPCEVWTRVMGYHRPVSSFNAGKKSEHHQRRFFCQEQAR